The Xanthocytophaga agilis genome window below encodes:
- a CDS encoding type IX secretion system membrane protein PorP/SprF, which translates to MRKKILLFLFFCGGMISSFAQQDAQYSQYMFNMMAVNPAYAGSRDVLSITGLYRNQWVGMEGAPVTQTLTADMPIRKEKIGIGLSLFNDNIGLTATRGISGVYSYRIRFNKKGTLAFGIQGGVLYFNGEYSKMVLNPNHTPDPTVPNDYVRYAPVVGAGIYYSTDRFYLGASLPNLVKYTLTDQRIITSADPNERAMKFRHVFLMTGYVVQLSPSVVWKPSVLAKFVKGAPLQFDLNTNFWFYDRFAVGASYRTGTAILGMVEFQITPQLRLGYAYDYGLNALQRYNAGTHEIMLRYEFSFDKAKVLSPRYF; encoded by the coding sequence ATGAGAAAAAAGATACTATTGTTCCTGTTCTTTTGTGGGGGCATGATCTCCAGCTTTGCTCAACAAGATGCTCAATATAGCCAGTATATGTTCAATATGATGGCTGTAAATCCTGCCTATGCGGGGAGTCGGGATGTACTGAGTATTACCGGTCTGTACAGAAACCAGTGGGTAGGTATGGAAGGTGCTCCGGTAACACAGACCCTGACAGCCGATATGCCAATCCGTAAAGAGAAGATCGGGATAGGGCTATCATTATTTAATGATAATATAGGTTTGACAGCTACACGAGGTATTTCTGGCGTATATTCCTATCGGATCCGGTTTAATAAAAAAGGAACACTCGCCTTTGGAATTCAGGGTGGAGTGCTTTACTTCAATGGGGAGTATTCCAAGATGGTGCTTAACCCTAATCATACACCTGACCCCACTGTACCTAATGACTATGTGCGGTATGCACCAGTTGTGGGAGCGGGAATCTATTATTCTACGGATCGTTTTTACCTTGGCGCATCACTTCCGAACCTGGTTAAATATACACTGACAGATCAACGTATTATCACATCTGCTGATCCGAACGAACGGGCTATGAAGTTCCGGCACGTTTTCTTAATGACAGGTTATGTAGTGCAGCTGAGTCCTTCTGTAGTGTGGAAACCTTCTGTACTGGCAAAATTTGTAAAAGGAGCGCCACTTCAATTTGATCTTAATACCAATTTCTGGTTCTATGATCGGTTTGCTGTAGGAGCTTCTTATAGAACAGGAACGGCTATTCTGGGTATGGTTGAGTTTCAGATTACTCCTCAGCTACGTTTGGGGTATGCGTATGACTATGGTCTCAATGCATTACAACGATACAATGCAGGTACACATGAGATCATGTTACGATATGAATTTAGCTTTGATAAGGCTAAGGTGTTGTCGCCACGTTATTTCTAA
- a CDS encoding OmpA family protein produces MTKKITFWTLLLTCFLSYQAFSQALGLKAQGDKAYSRLKYATAIDLYEQYLQQDSTDLSVKKNLADSYRKVGDSKNAERLYGEVVAKDPNDAKSAFAYAQMLSENGKYEEAKVWYSKYQLLNSGDPRGTAFTQAYNNLGELYADSLEYKIFKVDINSDQSDFSPTYYDKGLVFVSGRRPDKSSKKVYAWNNTAFLDLFYVDSTGVRALPYDTDTGVDRYSSADSYKTKQQNLHSDQTRQTSNDNSTLGYYGDNFPKDNGGVNQDTRVTPFDKKINSKFHEGPAAFTKDGNTIYFTRNNYLGSSQKGDDGIVKLKIYTSEKKDGEWSRPKELPFNNKNYSVGHPALSPDGNTLYFVSDMPGGFGGTDIYKVAKGTDGKWSTPENLGKAVNTEGNEMFPYVDNTNKLYFSSNGHAGLGGLDIFETDLNSLGTVENIGFPINSKKDDFGMIVDSTGRQGYFSSNRGKGGADDDIYMFRKLAAPIQLFVYAYENENTQDTLRDVPITVKEEGKDGLVPGKNTNGLYTFNLNPDKNYTITGKKDTATVTKNISTTDRKPGDKINESLQFITDPDLIAKLKDPNGGKKKLPADCDENRKLYSLDNVYYDFDKASVRADAKPVLTSVVKLMKKYPDIEIIVSSYTDARGTNDPYNIKLSAKRSDAVYNYLVKNGVTKTRLSKESNSENAPVNDCKDGIACTEVQHQLNRRTEFYVVKNGRNITKECELITYKLPNRIDPADVRLIYFDLNKSEIRSDAAPVLDELVETLKQNPGIKIAVASFADSRASQNYNYALSRRRLQESVSYLINKGVSASRIRMKEFYGETHLANDCRDDVNCNEEQHQANRRTEIRIIR; encoded by the coding sequence ATGACAAAAAAAATTACTTTTTGGACATTGCTGCTTACATGTTTCCTCAGTTATCAGGCATTCTCCCAGGCATTAGGGTTAAAAGCTCAGGGGGATAAGGCGTATTCCCGCCTGAAATATGCTACAGCTATCGATCTGTATGAGCAATACTTACAACAGGATAGTACAGATCTTTCGGTAAAAAAGAATCTGGCTGATTCGTATCGGAAAGTAGGAGACAGCAAGAATGCCGAACGACTGTATGGAGAGGTTGTTGCAAAAGATCCCAATGATGCCAAGTCCGCATTTGCCTATGCTCAGATGTTATCTGAAAATGGTAAATACGAAGAGGCCAAAGTATGGTATAGCAAATACCAACTGCTTAATTCGGGAGATCCAAGAGGAACAGCCTTTACACAAGCCTATAACAATCTGGGAGAATTGTATGCAGATTCCTTAGAGTATAAGATTTTTAAAGTAGATATCAACTCAGACCAGTCAGACTTTAGCCCAACCTATTATGATAAAGGGCTAGTATTTGTCTCTGGACGACGTCCTGATAAAAGTTCGAAAAAAGTATATGCCTGGAATAACACAGCCTTCCTAGATCTGTTTTATGTTGATTCAACAGGTGTGCGGGCTCTGCCTTATGATACAGATACAGGGGTAGATCGTTATTCGTCTGCCGATTCGTATAAAACCAAACAACAAAATCTGCACTCAGACCAGACACGCCAAACTAGTAATGATAACAGTACACTGGGATACTATGGTGATAACTTTCCAAAAGACAATGGAGGCGTAAATCAGGATACCCGTGTTACGCCTTTTGATAAAAAGATTAACAGTAAGTTTCATGAAGGGCCTGCTGCCTTTACGAAAGATGGAAATACTATCTATTTTACCCGAAACAATTATCTGGGTAGTTCGCAAAAAGGGGATGATGGCATAGTAAAACTGAAGATTTATACCAGTGAGAAAAAAGATGGGGAATGGAGTCGGCCTAAAGAATTGCCATTTAACAATAAAAACTATTCTGTAGGGCATCCAGCTTTAAGCCCGGACGGAAATACGTTGTACTTTGTTTCAGATATGCCTGGTGGATTTGGAGGAACAGACATCTATAAAGTAGCCAAAGGAACGGATGGAAAATGGAGTACCCCTGAGAACCTGGGTAAGGCTGTAAATACAGAAGGCAATGAGATGTTTCCATATGTAGATAATACCAACAAACTATATTTTTCCTCAAATGGACATGCTGGATTAGGTGGTCTGGATATTTTTGAGACAGATTTGAATTCACTGGGGACTGTGGAAAATATTGGTTTCCCTATCAACTCTAAAAAGGATGATTTTGGTATGATCGTAGACTCTACCGGGCGTCAGGGATACTTTAGCTCCAATCGTGGCAAGGGTGGGGCTGATGATGATATTTATATGTTCCGCAAATTGGCTGCTCCAATTCAGTTGTTTGTATACGCGTATGAAAACGAAAATACACAGGATACTTTACGAGATGTTCCTATCACAGTAAAAGAAGAAGGGAAAGATGGGTTAGTACCTGGTAAGAATACAAATGGGTTATATACCTTCAATCTAAATCCTGATAAGAACTATACGATTACTGGTAAGAAAGATACCGCAACAGTAACCAAAAATATAAGTACTACAGATCGCAAGCCTGGCGACAAGATCAATGAATCATTACAGTTCATTACAGATCCGGATCTGATTGCGAAGCTGAAAGATCCTAACGGAGGCAAGAAAAAACTGCCTGCCGATTGTGATGAAAACCGCAAACTGTATTCACTGGATAATGTGTATTATGATTTTGACAAAGCTTCCGTTCGGGCTGATGCCAAACCTGTACTGACATCTGTAGTAAAGCTGATGAAGAAATATCCGGATATTGAGATTATCGTATCTTCCTATACAGATGCACGTGGTACCAATGATCCCTATAACATAAAGCTTTCCGCAAAGCGATCTGATGCAGTATACAATTACCTAGTGAAAAACGGTGTAACGAAAACTCGTTTATCAAAAGAAAGCAATAGCGAGAATGCACCTGTAAACGATTGTAAAGATGGTATTGCCTGTACAGAAGTACAACATCAGTTAAACCGTCGTACTGAATTTTATGTAGTAAAGAACGGCCGTAATATCACAAAAGAATGTGAACTGATTACCTATAAGCTTCCTAATCGAATTGATCCTGCAGATGTACGGCTGATCTATTTTGATCTAAATAAATCAGAGATACGTTCAGATGCAGCCCCTGTACTGGATGAGCTGGTAGAAACGTTAAAGCAAAACCCGGGTATCAAAATAGCTGTGGCTTCTTTTGCTGATTCAAGAGCATCTCAAAATTACAATTATGCATTATCACGTCGTCGCTTGCAAGAATCTGTGAGCTACCTGATTAATAAAGGTGTAAGTGCTTCCCGAATTAGAATGAAGGAGTTTTATGGTGAGACTCACCTAGCAAACGATTGTCGTGATGATGTAAACTGTAATGAAGAACAACATCAGGCCAACCGCCGTACTGAGATACGAATTATCAGATAA
- a CDS encoding DUF2795 domain-containing protein: MYWTLELASYLEDAPWPATKDELIDFAIRSGAPTEVVENLQELEDDGQPYESIEEIWPDYPTKDDFFFNEDEY, encoded by the coding sequence ATGTATTGGACATTAGAATTAGCTTCTTACCTAGAAGATGCTCCCTGGCCTGCAACCAAAGATGAATTAATTGATTTTGCTATTCGTTCAGGTGCTCCCACCGAAGTAGTTGAAAACCTCCAGGAACTAGAAGATGACGGTCAGCCTTATGAGAGTATTGAAGAGATTTGGCCTGACTACCCAACAAAAGATGATTTCTTCTTCAATGAAGATGAGTATTAA
- a CDS encoding DUF349 domain-containing protein, with translation MNNVDWSDEYGYVSEGKVYLKGYFDFPDREIGEVRQSIEASVEYFRKRYEVAQQKVAELYNLVENAQNKGSYLMKLVHLRNYFADYDALGDFPALYKKLDILEEDLRKNISVNRDRNLEIKQALLLEAEPHRLSEEWKEAADKLHEIKEKWIKTGAVAKELEEEIEGSFRKVLDDFFARRKDFFNQKMLEQKTRMDSYMEIIYQAERLKYSQDWDATVTAFKALQERWKNVGKLPPDKVTKLWKRFRKATDIFFERYNQAKGLPPRFTKRVDPKQAAQEKMTAEAESLFTQPDMNVAAERAKALLMEWKNLNVPSFKQDRALGERFRLACDKIFEMNYLMRVIKRKHFFFEKKSKEEQLTIKVATMSDLVRKDKQQLELQESEAAGGSVSQTSSYNRQGYGDDQNQDNKRPATNLNVQKRKIQVKENLLNQFKNELAEIRTNRPYR, from the coding sequence ATGAACAACGTTGACTGGTCTGACGAATACGGATACGTCAGTGAAGGAAAAGTATATCTGAAGGGTTATTTTGATTTTCCCGACCGTGAAATTGGCGAAGTACGCCAAAGTATAGAGGCCAGTGTGGAATACTTCCGCAAACGCTATGAAGTTGCACAACAAAAAGTTGCGGAACTGTATAACCTTGTAGAAAATGCTCAGAACAAAGGTTCTTACCTGATGAAACTGGTTCATCTGCGTAATTACTTTGCTGATTATGATGCACTGGGGGATTTTCCTGCCCTTTACAAAAAACTGGATATACTCGAAGAAGATCTCCGCAAGAACATATCTGTTAACCGGGACCGAAATCTTGAGATCAAACAAGCCCTGCTTTTAGAAGCGGAACCTCATCGCCTGAGCGAAGAATGGAAAGAAGCTGCGGACAAATTGCATGAGATAAAAGAAAAGTGGATTAAAACCGGTGCAGTTGCCAAAGAACTGGAAGAAGAAATTGAAGGATCTTTCCGCAAAGTACTGGATGATTTCTTTGCCCGCAGAAAGGACTTCTTCAACCAGAAGATGCTCGAACAGAAGACACGGATGGACTCGTATATGGAGATTATTTATCAAGCCGAACGGCTCAAATACTCTCAGGATTGGGATGCTACAGTGACTGCATTTAAGGCGCTTCAGGAACGCTGGAAAAACGTAGGCAAACTCCCACCGGATAAGGTTACCAAACTCTGGAAACGATTCCGCAAAGCTACAGATATTTTCTTTGAACGATATAATCAGGCCAAAGGCTTACCTCCACGCTTTACCAAACGTGTTGATCCTAAACAGGCGGCTCAGGAAAAAATGACTGCAGAAGCAGAATCATTATTTACACAGCCGGATATGAATGTGGCGGCGGAACGAGCCAAAGCATTGCTGATGGAGTGGAAAAACCTTAATGTTCCTTCCTTTAAGCAAGATAGAGCACTGGGTGAACGTTTCCGTCTGGCGTGTGACAAAATATTTGAAATGAATTATCTAATGCGTGTGATCAAACGGAAGCATTTCTTCTTTGAGAAAAAGTCAAAAGAAGAGCAGCTTACCATCAAGGTAGCCACCATGAGTGATCTTGTGCGCAAAGATAAACAACAGCTAGAATTGCAGGAAAGTGAAGCAGCAGGTGGCTCTGTTAGTCAAACAAGTAGCTATAACCGACAAGGATACGGCGATGACCAGAATCAGGATAATAAGCGGCCAGCAACTAATCTGAACGTGCAAAAACGGAAGATTCAGGTAAAAGAAAATTTATTGAATCAGTTTAAAAATGAGTTGGCAGAGATACGAACCAACCGTCCGTATCGTTAA